One genomic region from Leifsonia poae encodes:
- a CDS encoding WxL domain-containing protein, translating to MTMRTNRIVTLALAGAAAVALSVGTSSAAFAVAQPNGSESGLYLFDNDAQEWVADGATIAWDTDILISPSKTDPFATLQCPADATNWRSFIAPSGSERTIADWKAFSHAPFGTPAKQVLGVDTTPQQQISGSTASVKANGGDFSFGVACVKDNGVNLASSGLWYFTGHVAKNGSGNYTFDSASTGPSTPTDPAGTGSIGIEATTITAADGALSLVVPTAAKATLGAATLVDKLSTSTGELPAFQVADRRVVSTPGWDLTASTAAFVNSADSAKTIDALQLGVKPKVVSSTATGVSLGAEHKAGDATPFSAFASAPAGSGAGDTNLSADLTLVAPANTPAGTYTSTMTLTLVSK from the coding sequence ATGACCATGCGCACCAATCGCATCGTGACGCTGGCCCTCGCCGGCGCTGCTGCCGTCGCGCTCAGCGTGGGCACCAGCAGTGCCGCGTTCGCCGTCGCCCAACCGAACGGCTCCGAGTCCGGACTCTACCTGTTCGACAACGACGCTCAGGAGTGGGTCGCCGATGGCGCGACCATCGCCTGGGACACCGACATCCTGATCAGCCCGTCGAAGACCGACCCGTTCGCCACCCTTCAGTGCCCGGCCGACGCCACCAATTGGCGCTCGTTCATCGCGCCGTCGGGATCCGAGCGGACCATCGCAGACTGGAAAGCGTTCTCGCACGCGCCGTTCGGCACGCCGGCCAAGCAGGTACTCGGCGTCGACACCACCCCGCAGCAGCAGATCAGTGGCTCCACCGCCAGCGTGAAGGCGAATGGCGGCGACTTCAGCTTCGGTGTCGCCTGTGTGAAGGACAATGGCGTGAACCTCGCGTCGTCTGGCCTCTGGTACTTCACGGGCCACGTGGCGAAGAACGGCTCGGGCAACTACACCTTCGATTCCGCCTCCACCGGCCCGTCGACCCCGACCGACCCGGCGGGGACGGGCTCGATCGGTATCGAGGCGACGACCATCACCGCCGCCGACGGTGCGCTCAGCCTCGTCGTTCCCACCGCCGCGAAGGCAACGCTCGGCGCGGCGACCCTGGTCGACAAGCTCTCCACGTCGACCGGTGAGCTGCCCGCCTTCCAGGTCGCGGACCGTCGTGTCGTCTCCACCCCGGGCTGGGATCTGACGGCCTCGACGGCGGCGTTCGTCAACTCCGCCGACTCGGCCAAGACCATCGACGCCCTCCAGCTCGGCGTGAAGCCGAAGGTCGTCTCGTCGACGGCCACCGGCGTGAGCCTCGGTGCAGAGCACAAGGCCGGGGACGCCACCCCGTTCAGTGCATTCGCCTCGGCACCGGCCGGTTCCGGCGCCGGCGACACCAATCTGAGCGCCGATCTGACGCTCGTCGCCCCGGCGAACACCCCCGCGGGAACCTACACCTCGACGATGACCCTCACGCTCGTCTCGAAGTAG
- a CDS encoding WxL protein peptidoglycan domain-containing protein — MPVSPLTRIARRRIPLAALAAGLVSLVALGIGVAPASAADTDAISGGPSDDRTRLSYQLQPGQQVADDYVVRNTGTTPQQITLFATDAFTTQDGDYALLDTAKKPTGVGTWVTFEGSHPAEKLTLAPGEQRTVPFTIVVPANAGPGDHPGGIVVSSQKGDGQILVDRRVATRLYVRVPGDLQARLTIASLGADYHSEWNPFTGSTTVAFTVTNSGNVALGAHLLVGANTFFGIGAGATVRKELAELLPGSTRTLSVVVPGVPQTGYLAPYVKLQPTVEKEALNPGPLAAVERDTVVVAVPWWLLILLLLVAAFFLARRLRRRTDGKRAAEWVAFTEAEALRKAREERDAETASSVSTGPGVDRAGR, encoded by the coding sequence GTGCCCGTTTCCCCTCTCACCCGAATCGCCCGGCGACGCATCCCTCTGGCCGCCCTCGCCGCCGGTCTCGTCAGCCTGGTCGCCCTCGGTATCGGCGTCGCCCCCGCTTCCGCTGCCGATACTGATGCCATCTCCGGCGGCCCGAGCGACGACCGAACGCGACTGAGCTACCAGCTGCAGCCCGGTCAGCAAGTGGCCGACGACTACGTCGTTCGGAACACCGGCACGACCCCGCAACAGATCACTCTGTTCGCCACGGACGCGTTCACCACGCAGGACGGCGACTACGCCCTGCTCGACACGGCGAAGAAGCCGACCGGTGTCGGAACCTGGGTGACCTTCGAAGGCTCGCATCCAGCCGAAAAGCTCACGCTCGCGCCCGGCGAGCAGCGCACGGTGCCGTTCACGATCGTGGTTCCCGCGAACGCCGGACCGGGCGACCACCCCGGCGGGATCGTGGTGTCGAGCCAGAAGGGCGACGGCCAGATCCTCGTCGACCGCCGTGTCGCCACGCGTCTCTACGTGCGTGTGCCCGGCGACCTCCAGGCTCGGCTGACGATCGCCAGCCTCGGTGCGGACTACCACTCGGAGTGGAACCCGTTCACCGGCTCGACCACTGTGGCGTTCACCGTCACGAACTCCGGCAACGTCGCGCTCGGCGCCCACCTGCTCGTCGGCGCCAACACCTTTTTCGGAATCGGCGCCGGTGCCACGGTCCGCAAGGAACTCGCCGAGTTGCTGCCGGGAAGCACCCGCACCCTCTCGGTCGTCGTCCCCGGCGTTCCGCAGACCGGATATCTCGCTCCGTACGTGAAACTGCAGCCCACGGTCGAGAAGGAGGCGCTCAACCCAGGCCCGCTCGCCGCCGTCGAACGCGACACCGTCGTCGTGGCGGTTCCCTGGTGGCTACTCATCCTCCTACTGCTGGTCGCTGCCTTCTTCCTCGCCCGCAGGCTTCGCCGGCGCACCGACGGCAAGCGCGCGGCGGAGTGGGTTGCCTTCACTGAGGCCGAGGCCCTGCGCAAGGCACGGGAGGAGCGGGATGCGGAGACGGCAAGTTCTGTCAGCACCGGGCCGGGGGTGGACCGTGCGGGGCGGTAG